The genomic window CATCTTGGAATTCTGAAGCGATGTCAGGTTCCCATCATTCTCACCCCTCATCCCGGAGAAATGGGGCGGTTATTGGGAATCACTTCAAGTGAGGTTGAAAAGGATCGCCTTGGGTCAGTTCGGAAACTGGCCCAAACGTGCGGGCAATGGGTGGTTCTAAAAGGGGCCAAAACACTGGTTGCAGATCCTCATGGGGAGACCTATTTAAATCCAACTGGAAATCCCGGGATGGCTACTGCGGGGATAGGTGATGCCCTCACAGGGGTGATTGCAGGGTTTTTAGCCCAGGGTCTTTCTCCATTGGATTCGGCCATTGCGGGGACATTTATCCATGGTTTAGCGGGGGATTTTGCATTGAAGGAAAAAGGGACCCGGGGGTTGATTACGCGAGATTTAATTGAACAGTTGCCGGCGGCCCTCAGAGATTTGGAATAGTTCTGGGGCATGATTTTTTAAATGCCGGAGGCCCGCGGTTTTTATTTCTGATTCACGTTTTTAAAGTTCCAAGGAAGGAACCCAAGAAGCCCATGCCTGATGAAACCCCGATTGCCAGTTTCACCACCACCAGTCAAAAAGAAACTCAACGGTTGGGCTACCTGTTGGGCGAACTTTTGGAGGGAGGGGAGGTCATTGGTCTGATTGGAGATCTTGGGGCTGGAAAAACCTGTTTTGTAAAAGGTTTGGCCATGGGGTTGGATATTTCTCAGGAAGAAATCACCAGTCCCACCTTTACTCTCATTCATGAACATACGGGGCGCCAAAACCTGGCCCATGTGGATCTTTTCCGTCTTGAGAAGATAGAAGCCATCGAGGCCTTGGGATTGGTGGACTATTTCGTGGAGGACTGGGTGACGGTCATTGAATGGGGTGAGCGTGCCCTTCCCTTCCTCCCTTCGGAGAAAATGCTGATACGGTTTCTAATTCCCTCCAGTGAAGAACGAACACTTCGGGTTGAACCAATGGGGGAGACCTATTTGCGTTTAACGGGCCGTTGGGTGGGGAAGGATCAAGAAACACTGAAGAAGGAGTCCGATGCCTGACCCACCTTCCCTCCAAGAAACCTTTCGACAATTGGTCATGGATGCTCAGGAGTTTCTGCATTATCAAAGAGACCTTGGGATTGAAGAAGTCATATTTGAAAATGATGAACATCCCCTCAACCCCGAAGACCCTTTAAAGGCCATTCGTGAAGAGTTGGGGGATTGTACCCGGTGCAAACTTCATTCAACCCGAACCCAGATCGTGTTTGGCGTTGGAAATCCGGATGCACAACTGATGTTTGTGGGAGAAGGGCCTGGGTATGAAGAAGATGTCCAAGGGGAGCCCTTTGTGGGAAAAGCAGGACAGCTCCTCACACGCATCATCGGGGCCATGGGACTCAAGCGGAGTGACGTGTATATCGCCAACATTGTCAAATGCCGGCCTCCCAATAACCGTAATCCCGAACCGGATGAAATCTCCAGCTGTGAACCTTTCCTCCACAAACAGGTTGTGGCTATTCAGCCACAAGTGGTATGTGCGTTGGGAACTTTTGCGGCCCAAACCCTATTAAAAACTAATTTAAAAATTTCACAGCTCAGAGGAAAATTTCACCTCTATGAAGGAATAAAAGTGATGGCGACTTTTCATCCCGCTTATCTTCTTCGCAATCCAAATGAAAAACGAAAGGTATGGGATGATATGCAGCAGATCATGAAAGAATTGGGGTTGTCTGTTCAGCCCGGAAACGCAGGTTAAAAAGGGGATCGTGAAAAAGCTTTGGGCGCCATGGCGAATGGCCTATATTCAGCAGAGCAAACCCAAGGGGTGCATTTTTTGCACTAAACCAAAGGCAAACCAGGACCCGAAAACTTTTATTCTTTTCCGATCCACTTACTCCTATGTCATGATGAATGTCTATCCCTACAACAATTCCCACCTGCTGGTTTCCCCCTACCGGCATGTTGACCGGCTTGAAAAATTAAAAGACCCAGAACTGTTGGATTTAGTGCAGACCACCAACCGATCCACTCAGGCGCTTCGAAAGGCCATTTCCCCGGAGGGGTTTAATATCGGAGTTAACGTGGGGAAGGTGGCGGGAGCGGGGATCAAATCTCATGTCCATGTTCATATTGTTCCGAGGTGGAACGGGGATACCAACTTTATGCCAGTTTTGGCTGAATCAAGGGTCATTCCTCAGCATCTTACGGCCACCTTTAAAACATTACTTCCTTTTTTTAAAAAAAATGGGAAGAAAAGGAAATGATGGTTCGTTTTGTTTTCGTTTTAATTTTCGTTATTGTCATATTTACGTTTGCGATCAAAAATCTGGAGAAAACGATCACCTTCCACTATTTCTTTGGTTACGAAAGTTCCCCTTTTCCTGTTTATTTGGTCATTCTTGGGGTATTTTTCTTTGGGATGATGATGACCGTTATTTTACTGTTGCCCGAATGGGTCAAAAATCGCATCCGGATCCGACGCCATGAACGGACACTTCAACGGTTGGAAACGGAGCTCAACCAGCGTCATTCCATCTCTAAATCTGAGAAGAAGGGAGAATCCTTTTTTGATGAAGAGACCCAAGAATTTTAGAGATGGGGAGGCCCTCTAGGACTGCCCTCCTAAAGGAAATTGTATGGCCGACACTACACCTTTGATGCGTCAATACCAGGAAATTAAAGACCGTTATCAACAGGCGATTCTCTTTTTTCGTTTGGGAGATTTCTATGAAATGTTTTCTGATGATGCCGTCCTTGCCTCAAAAATATTGGGAATTACCCTAACCTCTCGAGATAAAAATAAGGAGAACCAAATCCCCATGTGCGGGGTTCCGTACCATTCCGCCAACGGTTATGTGGCCAAACTCATTCGCGCCGGGCAAAACGTGGCCATCTGTGAACAAATGGAGGATACTCAAACCGGCAGGGGGATTGTCCGGCGGGAAGTGGTTCGGGTGGTGACCCCGGGAACCCTCTTGGAAGATGATCTCCTTAATCAAGGAGAAAATAATTTCCTTGCTGCGATTGCGGTTGGTCCCCAAGCTTATGGCCTATCTTTTCTGGATCTTTCAACGGGATATTTTCGGTTAACCCAATTTGAGGGACCCAAAGCCCGGTTCGGTTTGGAAAATGAATTGGGACGATTGGCCCCTTCCGAAGTGTTAATATCGGAAACGGCACCCCCTGATCTTAAATCCCTGATCCAGAATTTTTCATCCGGTGTTCGTGTCAATCTAAGAAAAGAAATTTATTTCGGGTCGGATCAATCCCATCGGCGCCTCTTGGAGCATTTTAAGGTTCATTCCTTGGATGGTTTTGGATGCCAGGGGTTTTCATTTGGAATTTCAGCCGCCGGGTCCCTGTTGCAGTATCTTCAAGAGATTTGTCTTCCCTCCTTGAATCATATACACGGCCTTAGTGTGTACCGCCCCGATTCTCATATGATCTTGGATTCTCTCACCCAGCGCAATTTGGAATTGGTTCGGAGTTTAATGGAGGGAAAAAAAGAAAATGCTCTTCTGAGTGTTTTGGATTTTAGCCTTACCGCCATGGGAGCCAGGGCTTTGAGGGACTGGGTTCTTCATCCTTTGGTGGATATTGAAGAGGTTGAAAAGCGCCAGGGGGCGGTGGAAGAATTTGTAAACGAAATGCCTCTTCGTCATGAGGTGCGAAAGGCTCTCGCTGAGATTTCCGATATGGAACGGTTGATCAGCCGGATCAGTTTGGAATTGGGAAATGCACGTGACCTGGTGGCATTGAAAACGTCTTTAAAGAAACTTCCTGACCTGTATCAAACCCTTCAAGACGCCAAAGCCCCCCTGCTTCGGTCCTTTTTAAAACATTGGGACAGTTTGGAGGCTGTTGCCCTCTGCATTGACAAAGCGATTCAAGAGTCCCCCCCTGTATCCGTCAAAGATGGGGGATTGATTCGGGATGGTTTTCATGAAGGTTTGGATGAATTGCGAACGGTTGCCCGAGAAGGGAAAAATTGGATTGCTCAAATGGAGCGGGAGGAGCGAAAAAGGAGCGGAATTGAATCGTTAAAGGTCCGTTACAATCAGGTTTTTGGGTATTATATCGAAGTGACCAAATCCCATCTTTCTAAAGTGCCCCCCGATTTTATTCGAAAACAGACCCTGGTCAATGCGGAACGATTTTTTACTCCGAAGCTGAAGGAACTTGAGGGAAAGGTTTTGGGTGCAGAGGAGAAGATTCAGGCTTTGGAATTGGACCTCTTTCAGGATATTCGTCGGAAGGTGGTACAAGAAACCTCACGGGTTCAGGCCATGGCCCAGGTGGTGGCCCAAATTGATGTATTGTCTTCTTTGGGGGAAGCGGCCAATCGAAATCACTATGTTAAACCGGTGGTGACCCTGGAAAGGGTCATCGATATAGCCGATGGGCGGCACCCGGTACTTGAGCAATTTATTTCGGACCGGGGTTTTGTTCCCAATGATACCTATTTGGATGGAGAAGGGCATCGCTTGTTGATTATTACGGGGCCCAACATGGCGGGGAAATCCACCTATATGAGGCAGGTTGCGCTGATAGCAATCATGGCCCAGATGGGGAGCTTTGTTCCCGCTAAATCCGCAACCATCGGAATGGTTGACCGGATTTTCACACGGGTGGGTGCCTCGGATAATTTGGTGGCAGGGCAAAGTACTTTTATGTTAGAAATGAACGAAACAGCCAATATTTTGCACAATGCCACCCCGCGAAGCTTGATTCTTCTGGATGAGGTGGGCCGGGGAACCAGCACATTTGATGGGTTGAGTATTGCTTGGGCGGTGGCAGAGCATATTTTAAAGGCCCCGAATTTGGGCGCCCGGACGTTATTTGCAACACACTACCATGAATTGATGGACCTGGCAGTCACCCATTCGGGTGTCCAAAATTACAACAGCTTGGTTCGAGAATGGAACGAGGAGATCATTTTTCTTCGGAAAATCAAAGCCGGGGGATCGGATAAAAGTTACGGCATTCAGGTGGCCCGCTTGGCAGGTCTTCCTCAAGGGGTCATACAGCGGGCCAAAGAAATTTTGGAAAACCTGGAAAAAGGAGAAATTCAATTTCAGGGTAGACTCCATCACCAACAAAAAAACGAGGAAACACTTGTTCCCCAAAAAGACCTTTTTAACGAAGACATGGATACCACCTTTGAAAGAGAATCGTTTTCCCGTTTGATGGAGGCGTTTCAACAAATAGACGTTTTAAAAATGACACCCCTTCAAGCCTTAAATAAATTAGATGAACTTAAAAAAATGGTTCAGACAACGGTACCTTCTGAGCAAAAGGAGGTGAAATGATTCAGGTGGCCATTGTTGGGGGAGGAAAGGGAGGGACGGCCCTTCTCAATGTACTGCACGGGAACCCCCATGTGACAATAACAGGCGTAGCCGATCAAAACCGAAAAGCCCCAGGGATTCAAATTGCAAAGGAGTTCGGGATCTATACCACCACCCGTTTTGAACAGCTTTTTAACCATCAAAAACCGCATCTGGTCATTGATGTAACTGGGGATAATTCCATGCGGTTGGCTTTAAAACGCTATGCCAATTCGGGGGTGGAGGTCATCGGGGGGCTCAGTGCGCAGTTGATGTGGAAGATCATTGATGATCGGATCCGGGAAAAAGAAGAGGCGGAGCGGTTGCTGGCCGAATATCAATCTCTCTACAGTTTGGGAGTCAAACTGACCGCCAGTGAAAATATCGGGAAATTATATACGACCATAGTGGATTATGCATTGCGGCTTATCGGATGTCCTGCGGGAAATCTAGCCCTTTTTGATGAGAAAAGCGGGGAGATGTATTTCGCCGCGGCAAGGGGATTTAGCAAAGCTTTTTCAAGGAAACAAAAATGGGAGGTCCGAAAAGGAGGGCTTACCAGCACCATTCTGAACCAAAAAACCCCTCTGGCCATCTCAGATATTCAAAAGTTTCCAAATTTTGATAACCCAATGATGGTCAATGAAAAAATTCGATCATTAATTGCGGTGACCCTGGCCGCCGAGGGAAAAATTATCGGCATCCTCTATGTGAACGATTTTAAGGTCCGGGATTTTTCCACCCGGGAGGTCTTCCTTTTGGGGCTGTTGTCTACCATTGCCGCCATGACCATTGAAAAAACCCGAAACCTTGAAAATGCCCGGCATCTGGCGATCACAGATGAATTGACCGAGCTTTACAATCACCGGCATTTTTTGCAGCAGCTTCACTTGGAAATTAACCGTGCCAAGCGGTATAACCGGAAATTAACTCTTCTCATGATCGATATTGATCATTTTAAAACCTATAACGACCATTTCGGGCATTTAAAGGGAAATGAGGTTCTGAAAAAGGTAGGCTCTTTCCTTCGGATGATCAGCCGGGAGGTGGATATTCCTGCGCGGTATGGAGGAGAGGAGTTTGCGATCATTATGCCGGAAACCCAAAAACTCAAGGCCCGGTTCCTTGCCGAGCGTCTTCGCCGGACCATGGAAAATCATGTTTTTGAGGGTGAAAAGATTTTGCCAGGGGGACAACTGACCATCAGTTTAGGTCTGGCCACTTTTCCTTCCAATGCCGATAATCCCACCGATCTGATTGAAAAGGCCGATCGGGCCCTTTATCTTTCTAAAGAAAGAGGAAGAAACCGTGTGAGCGTTTCCCGGGACCGCGTCGCCACCGCCTAGTGTCGTGTCTTAGAAATACGAGAAAAAATTAAGGCCGTCATTCCCGCGAAACTTGTCCCCGTATGGTTTAAGCGGGGAGCGGAAATCCAGAAGGTCTTCGTCATTCCCAAATGATTTTGTGGCGCCCGCTTTCTAAAGGTAAGAACTTGGATTTTTTTGCTTTTTCCTCCCCTTTATAAGGGGAGGCCAGGTGGGGTAGAAGATATTTAAGCCGTTATTCCCGCAGAAGCGGGAATCCAGAAAAAGGTTTTCGGCCTTAAAAAGAAACGCTTTTCCCTACGGCGTTTCCGTAAATTGGGTCCGCCGGGGTTTTCCATCCCCGCCATAAACCATAAAAACTTTTTTCCCCTGCCGAATGTGATAGGTGCTCCAGGCCGGAGAATGTCCATCGTACTGGGCATCGGGGTCTTCTCCGTGAGCCTTGAAAAAATCCGGGTAGGTGATACCGACCTCGATCACATCGGCTAACAGGCAATCGGTGCAAAAGCCCGATCCCTTTAAAACGATTTTGCTCAAAAATTGCTGAATCTGCTCGGAATTATTTAATTGAATCGGTTCCATTTTTTTCTTTAGACTTTTTCCCCTGTGATGTAATCAAAATGATCGATAAATTTGAGGGTCGACTGATCCTTATAGGTTTCTTCCATCTCTTTCAATCCTTCCTGAATTTCCTCTTCCTCGAAGCTTGTGAGCACGGACATATAGCACCCCTCGACCATTTTGAAATATTTCTCCTTGGGGATGGAATGGGGAAAATCCAGAATATCCCGTTCCACTTGAAACCCGCCTTCTTTCATGCCTCTTTCGAGATCATCGGGGTCCGCATGCCAATTCTCGCATCGGGCCAAGGCTGTTTGAAAGAGGGGGTATTGCACTTTCGGGGGGACGTGGACCAATAATAAGATTCCGTTTGGGTTCAACCGCTGGTATAGATTTAAGAAAAACTCTTTTTTTTCTGTGACGTGGTGAATGGTCTCTTTGATTAAAATTTTATCATAGCTTCCGGGTTGCCTTGAAAATGAAAGGGCATCCATACAAATGCGTGTGATCGGGGCTTCTTTGGAAATCCCGTCCAGCATTCCTTGAAAAGGATCCACGCCGATAATCGGTTTTTTAAGTGAAACCTGTTTGAGAATATCCAAAGAATACATGCCCGTCCCGCAACCGATATCGGCCATCTGATCGTCCTCCTGAAGCTGGAGTTTCTCGATCATTTTTTTAGTCAGGGAGCGGACGAAATCCGGGGAGTAGTAAAGAAAATCATCGTAGTTTTTGGCTAAACGGGTGTAATGGGTGTGAATGACATTTTTCATTGGAAAATTCCTTTCAAATAATTTTTCTCCAAAATGCTAGAGCCTGTTGGATTATATGGATTTTTGTGACAGGAATAATAGATTGTCGTCTGATTTAAACCTCAATATCCTACCTTCTATCACGGTTCGGATCAAGGGGGTAAATTCAAAAAGTTCAAACCCCATGTACCATAAAAAAAATAGTGTTTTCTGGATTCCTGCTTGCGCAAGAATGACGAAAATTCTTTCTCCTTTTAATGTTCTAAAATATTTTTTAAGAATTCACGGGTCCGTTCTTTTTTGGGATTCGAAAAAACCGTTTCCGGTTTTCCCTCTTCGATGATTCTTCCTTCATCCATGAAAATTACGCGATCGGCAATGTCTTGAGCAAATTTCATCTCATGGGTGACAATCAACATGGTCATCTCTCTTTCATGGGCCAGTCGTCTCAGCACGTTTAAGACCTCCCCCACCAATTCGGGGTCCAACGCGGAGGTCACCTCATCAAAAAGCATGATTTTGGGTCGCATGGCCAGGGCACGGGCGATGGCGACCCGTTGCTTTTGGCCACCGGAAAGCTGGTCGGGATAGGCCGTTATTTTATCGCTTAGTCCTACCCAATCCAAAAGTTTTAAAGCCCTCTCTTCCGCTTGCTCTGAGGAGAGGTGAAGGACATGAGTGGGGGCTTCGGTAATGTTCTTAAGGACGGTCATATGAGGGAAAAGATTAAATTGTTGGAAGACCATTCCCATTTTGCCTCGAATTTTCCTTAATTGGGCGGGGGTGACAGGGTCCTCTTTTCCATTTTGAGTCATGGTCCAGAGGGATTCTCCCTCGATTTCAATGGTTCCGGTGTCAATTTTTTCAATGGCCATTAAAGTCCGAAGAATCGTAGATTTTCCGGAACCGCTGGGTCCGATCAATGCAACCTTTTGGAAGGCTTCAACCTCCAAATCAAGATTCCTGAGCACTTTCAGTCCACCAAAAGATTTGCATACATTTCGCATCCGGATGACGGGTTGTGATTGGGTTTTAGATTTGTCCGGCTGTTCCAAATCGAAGCTCCAGTTTTTGAATCAATTGTGAAGATACCAGACTGATCCCCAAAAATAAAAGTCCGACCAGAGTCAGGGGCTCTAAGTAGCGGAAGGTCTCCGCGCCAATTAGTTTGGCGGTTTGCAATAGTTCCAACACCGTAATCGCCGCAAGAAGCGGGGTGTCCTTAAACATGGCCACGAGGTAGTTTCCCAAGGCTGGGATGACCGGAGAAATGGCTTGTGGGAGAATGATATCTTTCCACATTCGGAAAGGGGTTAAGTTCAAAGATATAGCGGCTTCCCATTGGCCCTTGGGAACGGCGTTAATGCCTGCGCGATACACCTCTGCGGTATAAGAACTGTAATGAAGTCCCAGGGCGATCACCCCCGTGAGGAACGGTGAGAGGGTGATTCCAAATTTAGGGGCCACGTAAAATAGAAAATAGATCTGGACCAGCAAGGGGGTGGAACGGATAAATTCCACCAACCCGCTGGTTGATGTTGAGATGAGCCGATTGGGTGACCTGCGGAGGACTGCCCAGAGGAGGCCCAGCAGAAGCGCAATGGTCATCCCCAGTAACGTAGCCTGAAGGGTTACCCAAAATGCCTTTCCAAAATCCGTCAGGATGTTCCACGCGAAAGCCCAATCAAAGCTCATCGGATTCCCCCATAGTCTCTTCCCACGGCGAGTTTTCGCTCTATTCCCCGGATGGTCCATGTGATGGTTAAGGCCAAAAGAAAATATAAAATCAGGATTAAGGAAAAAACTTCCCCGGAACGCAGTGTGGCGGATCTCAGGATTTGCCCCTGAAAGGTCAGGTCGCTCAATGTGATCATGGAGACCAATGCGGTGTTTTTCAAAAGTTCGATCAGGAGGTTACCAAAAGGCGGCAGCATGGCCAGAAGGGACTGGGGAAGGATCACCCGGAACATGGTTTGAAGAGGGGTGAAGTTCAAAGCGGTTGATGCTTCGTATTGTTCACGGGGTACAGCCTGAATAGCCCCCCGAACCACCTCTGCCCCGTAGGCCCCATGGTTGAGGCCGAGCACCAATATTCCAGCGGTCATCGCCTCCAGTTTGATTCCCAGCATGGGGAGTGCAAAAAAGACCCAAAACAGTTGAACCAATGCGGATGTCCCCCGAAACAGGTCCACATAGACGGAAGCTAAAAAACGGATGATTTTGTTTTTTGATACACGCGCCAAGCCGGAAACCAGTGCAGCGAAAATCGCTAATATCGATCCCCCCATGGCCAGTTGAAGGGTGACACTTAAACCGGTTAAAAGAGAGGGGAGTAGGTCAAAGGGTGGGACCATTGGTTATTCCAAAAAAGTTTTAAAAAGTTCCAATGACCTTCCGGCCATTGAAAAATCACTAAAAAAGATTTTGGATTCCTGGATTCCCGCCTCCGCGGGAATGACGAACTGAAGTCTTTCAGAGGAATTCAGAGGTCAAATGACGAAGCTTCTTAGGGTTTACATAAATCTTCAGCGGTTTGATCTCCCGGCAGATTTTCTTTGGTGAATCCAAAAGCCTCTACGAGTTTCAGATGCTCTTCGGAGCCGATAAATGCCTGGAGCTGTTCATTAAACGCGTTGACAAGCTCCGTATCCTCTTTATGAAAACCGAAAGCACCAAAACCGGTGACTGATTTTCCATCCATCACAGGATCTTTAAACGGCATGGCCCTTTCGAGATTCGAATCGCCAGCCTTTTGGAGAAGATCCTGTATGGTGAGGCTCGTTCCCGCATAGGCATCCACGCGTCCGGCTCGAATCCCTGCAACCGCACTTGGGGCATCGGGCAAAACAAAAATCCTTTCGTGGGGAACGTTGGTTGAAAGTGCATATTTCAGTTCAATGGCTCCCGCAACCACACCTAAACGAGCAAGAGGATTAGAAGCAACATCTTTATAACTATGAAGTTTGAGGGGATTTCCCGTTTTCACCATAAACGCTTCGCCGATTCCGTAAGTGGGGTTGGAAAAGGTGATTTCTCGGCACCGTTTCGGAGTAATATACATTCCCGCGGCAATGATATTAAAGCGCCTTGCGTTAAGGCCCGGAATAAGAGAGCCGAACTCAGTAAGGACACCTTCAATTTTTTCGATTCCCATATGCTCGAGAACCACCCGGGCAATTTCAGGGGCTTCTCCCGTGAGGCGTTCCTTCTGATTGTCGTAGAATGCGTAAGGTGCTTCGTTTGCGTATCCGAGATGGACAATGCCTTCTTTCCGTAATCGCTCTAGGGTGGATGGCATTCCTTCGATTTTCCGTTCACCCGGTGAAGAATCACAACCACCCAAAAAAATCGATGCAAGTATTACTCCCATGCAAAAAAGAAAAGTGAGATGATTGGTTTGGAATGGTTTCGTTCGGAAACCCGCTTTCATCCTGAATTTTCCGAAGATGGGTTCCCGAAATTTTCAAGGGGTGAAAATTCTCGGCTGGCAGTGAACTCGGGGCGGGGGGTTAATCCATAAAAGGGGTCATGAAGACAATTCTCGATGCTGTTATAGACAAAGAAGACATTACTTCGGGGCCAAGGGGAGATGTTGGAGTTGGAGCCATGCATCATGTTGCAGTCAAACAGAATAACAGAACCTGACGGTCCAGTGGGGGCAACGATGCCTCCCGCATCCACCACCGCTTTCAGGCTCTGTGGGTCGGGAACGCCGTAATCCTGTTTTCTCAAAGAGGATTGATAATGGTTCTCCGGTGTTTCTCCCACGCAGGAGATGTAATATTGATGGGACCCCGGGATGAGCATCAGGGGACCGTTGAAGGGGTTGTTTTCGGTTAACGTAATATTGCAACTTAAGGCACGCATCCTGGGCATACCATCTTCCACGTGCCAGGTTTCAAAATCGGAGTGCCAATAAAAATCTTTTCCCGTGAAACCGGGTTTATAATTGATTCTGGATTGATGAATGTAAACCTGGCTTCCTAGCAATTGCTTTACCGCCTTCAAAATTCGATCATCCCGGGATAAATTTTTTAAGAGGGTATTGGTTTTATGAATATAAAAAATGGACCTCACCTCTTCACTGTTGGGTTCCAGGATGGTTTCTTTTGCATTTTTGACATCTGGCATCTGGGAAAGCCGCTGTAATTCATTGAAAAAAGTTTCGACCTCTTTTTCTGAAAAAAGCTGGGGTATAAACAAATACCCATTCTGATCGAAAAAAGTGCATTGTTCTGATGTTAAAGGTCCTTCAAACCCATGGGTCGGGTATACCACCGGGTCTATCCGATTTAAAACTTGTGGTGTTTCAACCATGCGGGAAGGATAAGGATCTTTTTGAGGGGTTATGATGTTTGAGTTCATATTTTTTTCCTATTTTTGTTATGGGGCGGAAACCTTTTCCTCTTTTATCAAAGGATAAGTTCCTTCTTCATCATGGACTTCTCTTCCCGTTAAAGGAGGGGTAAAGACACACATCATCCGAAGGGAAGTTTTCGCTCTGAGGATATGCTTTTCATGTTCATCCAACACATATAGGGTTCCTGGAGAAATGACGTATTTGGGCCCTTTGGGAAGAACCTCCAATTCTC from Nitrospiria bacterium includes these protein-coding regions:
- a CDS encoding HIT domain-containing protein — encoded protein: MKKLWAPWRMAYIQQSKPKGCIFCTKPKANQDPKTFILFRSTYSYVMMNVYPYNNSHLLVSPYRHVDRLEKLKDPELLDLVQTTNRSTQALRKAISPEGFNIGVNVGKVAGAGIKSHVHVHIVPRWNGDTNFMPVLAESRVIPQHLTATFKTLLPFFKKNGKKRK
- the mutS gene encoding DNA mismatch repair protein MutS produces the protein MADTTPLMRQYQEIKDRYQQAILFFRLGDFYEMFSDDAVLASKILGITLTSRDKNKENQIPMCGVPYHSANGYVAKLIRAGQNVAICEQMEDTQTGRGIVRREVVRVVTPGTLLEDDLLNQGENNFLAAIAVGPQAYGLSFLDLSTGYFRLTQFEGPKARFGLENELGRLAPSEVLISETAPPDLKSLIQNFSSGVRVNLRKEIYFGSDQSHRRLLEHFKVHSLDGFGCQGFSFGISAAGSLLQYLQEICLPSLNHIHGLSVYRPDSHMILDSLTQRNLELVRSLMEGKKENALLSVLDFSLTAMGARALRDWVLHPLVDIEEVEKRQGAVEEFVNEMPLRHEVRKALAEISDMERLISRISLELGNARDLVALKTSLKKLPDLYQTLQDAKAPLLRSFLKHWDSLEAVALCIDKAIQESPPVSVKDGGLIRDGFHEGLDELRTVAREGKNWIAQMEREERKRSGIESLKVRYNQVFGYYIEVTKSHLSKVPPDFIRKQTLVNAERFFTPKLKELEGKVLGAEEKIQALELDLFQDIRRKVVQETSRVQAMAQVVAQIDVLSSLGEAANRNHYVKPVVTLERVIDIADGRHPVLEQFISDRGFVPNDTYLDGEGHRLLIITGPNMAGKSTYMRQVALIAIMAQMGSFVPAKSATIGMVDRIFTRVGASDNLVAGQSTFMLEMNETANILHNATPRSLILLDEVGRGTSTFDGLSIAWAVAEHILKAPNLGARTLFATHYHELMDLAVTHSGVQNYNSLVREWNEEIIFLRKIKAGGSDKSYGIQVARLAGLPQGVIQRAKEILENLEKGEIQFQGRLHHQQKNEETLVPQKDLFNEDMDTTFERESFSRLMEAFQQIDVLKMTPLQALNKLDELKKMVQTTVPSEQKEVK
- a CDS encoding uracil-DNA glycosylase: MPDPPSLQETFRQLVMDAQEFLHYQRDLGIEEVIFENDEHPLNPEDPLKAIREELGDCTRCKLHSTRTQIVFGVGNPDAQLMFVGEGPGYEEDVQGEPFVGKAGQLLTRIIGAMGLKRSDVYIANIVKCRPPNNRNPEPDEISSCEPFLHKQVVAIQPQVVCALGTFAAQTLLKTNLKISQLRGKFHLYEGIKVMATFHPAYLLRNPNEKRKVWDDMQQIMKELGLSVQPGNAG
- the ehuA gene encoding ectoine/hydroxyectoine ABC transporter ATP-binding protein EhuA is translated as MRNVCKSFGGLKVLRNLDLEVEAFQKVALIGPSGSGKSTILRTLMAIEKIDTGTIEIEGESLWTMTQNGKEDPVTPAQLRKIRGKMGMVFQQFNLFPHMTVLKNITEAPTHVLHLSSEQAEERALKLLDWVGLSDKITAYPDQLSGGQKQRVAIARALAMRPKIMLFDEVTSALDPELVGEVLNVLRRLAHEREMTMLIVTHEMKFAQDIADRVIFMDEGRIIEEGKPETVFSNPKKERTREFLKNILEH
- a CDS encoding LapA family protein; the protein is MMVRFVFVLIFVIVIFTFAIKNLEKTITFHYFFGYESSPFPVYLVILGVFFFGMMMTVILLLPEWVKNRIRIRRHERTLQRLETELNQRHSISKSEKKGESFFDEETQEF
- a CDS encoding diguanylate cyclase, with amino-acid sequence MIQVAIVGGGKGGTALLNVLHGNPHVTITGVADQNRKAPGIQIAKEFGIYTTTRFEQLFNHQKPHLVIDVTGDNSMRLALKRYANSGVEVIGGLSAQLMWKIIDDRIREKEEAERLLAEYQSLYSLGVKLTASENIGKLYTTIVDYALRLIGCPAGNLALFDEKSGEMYFAAARGFSKAFSRKQKWEVRKGGLTSTILNQKTPLAISDIQKFPNFDNPMMVNEKIRSLIAVTLAAEGKIIGILYVNDFKVRDFSTREVFLLGLLSTIAAMTIEKTRNLENARHLAITDELTELYNHRHFLQQLHLEINRAKRYNRKLTLLMIDIDHFKTYNDHFGHLKGNEVLKKVGSFLRMISREVDIPARYGGEEFAIIMPETQKLKARFLAERLRRTMENHVFEGEKILPGGQLTISLGLATFPSNADNPTDLIEKADRALYLSKERGRNRVSVSRDRVATA
- the tsaE gene encoding tRNA (adenosine(37)-N6)-threonylcarbamoyltransferase complex ATPase subunit type 1 TsaE, coding for MPDETPIASFTTTSQKETQRLGYLLGELLEGGEVIGLIGDLGAGKTCFVKGLAMGLDISQEEITSPTFTLIHEHTGRQNLAHVDLFRLEKIEAIEALGLVDYFVEDWVTVIEWGERALPFLPSEKMLIRFLIPSSEERTLRVEPMGETYLRLTGRWVGKDQETLKKESDA
- a CDS encoding class I SAM-dependent methyltransferase, with the translated sequence MKNVIHTHYTRLAKNYDDFLYYSPDFVRSLTKKMIEKLQLQEDDQMADIGCGTGMYSLDILKQVSLKKPIIGVDPFQGMLDGISKEAPITRICMDALSFSRQPGSYDKILIKETIHHVTEKKEFFLNLYQRLNPNGILLLVHVPPKVQYPLFQTALARCENWHADPDDLERGMKEGGFQVERDILDFPHSIPKEKYFKMVEGCYMSVLTSFEEEEIQEGLKEMEETYKDQSTLKFIDHFDYITGEKV
- the ehuD gene encoding ectoine/hydroxyectoine ABC transporter permease subunit EhuD; translation: MSFDWAFAWNILTDFGKAFWVTLQATLLGMTIALLLGLLWAVLRRSPNRLISTSTSGLVEFIRSTPLLVQIYFLFYVAPKFGITLSPFLTGVIALGLHYSSYTAEVYRAGINAVPKGQWEAAISLNLTPFRMWKDIILPQAISPVIPALGNYLVAMFKDTPLLAAITVLELLQTAKLIGAETFRYLEPLTLVGLLFLGISLVSSQLIQKLELRFGTAGQI